One part of the Vespula pensylvanica isolate Volc-1 chromosome 18, ASM1446617v1, whole genome shotgun sequence genome encodes these proteins:
- the LOC122635610 gene encoding mediator of RNA polymerase II transcription subunit 1 isoform X1, with amino-acid sequence MDAGNGQKPSNGQPYVTTNNTGTEKGKEWQMELMMEKLRSKASGFKSLVETAKNLRMTMLDKRFAIDSVEKNQLQKCLDTLQHSIKVTSLQSMVERLESLTRQLGLKFMMSGPPGTELFISSDMFFLEVLLETTGVVKDVKIHHEGKNEQQSCEVLASCLSRGDFVDFTTQLEGLASIYQLNADKKVKCKAFSALQSLEADLGVLAQLQTFMKEPFNLVHKSPVGILERRKGGHPMKLTYFVSPYDLIDQENRTCDVLNPETVIKRKIGHSVTVCMEGSTAHKLPTTSIITVNRSNTGKSTPSYAPLTGTNSSMLPACFVLKLTKKMPMCMELVRRIQKVTELECADVSSPHSLLSLIVQHASDGSLDGRNNRGLYVTLPDQHHCYFMTENKNMEGVLIGSIPFTHPAHVPQILVYLRQQALFNSLISSCVRPMARIDPEHTIIFEVSALSWQHISISLEHPFEETMATAELNLTDISALKCKLYGVSMMNAEQISDLTGKVLQRCLSIPLTMRTLMKTWEGRSALPVNTMSGGNGNYNTNIGPGKDQNGQAGSNMPDFANADTKIRQESDLSNGNGTIGRQQTLQQPQQQSFLDAGTENSIGFPSYSGQSDTATAAMLNPLQLSALLGQAKNSLANPSSEKTKKTRKRKIAEGFWRSPKRKGEDTNEILLESSSSDSTPLGTPTSGRENANETRTSTPTSAASLASGIDFTNLDPGDVLSTDKSSDYDLDNESEIVEVHEVQGVDDLIKRDRKSKKREEKKSPNIFEENKNLVPPSVSITPISNSNVGQTTNYNSVLTGMGLERRPGIEIIPIASSPQASLPSSITITPIAGPTTTKTMTEERRERKSSKSKSTEDKGKLEKRRKRKREDNPMGPPPDKLPSKQDPLSKPVSVSIKPTESPPSVGSRPSSPSATIRKFSPSPTHSSPLVLVGKSSPTLKQSTSKPVQSPKHSPVYSSSPKHMSVPASVSPKHGTSSPKHGSSTSTGKPSMSALKSATNSPSSKTSDSISSKIKSSSSSSSKDSSREKERKTSLSFGSTSGHQSPKTKSSGTKVKQLDLIPGTEIQSTVSNSGGNTPPSGSSDISKSTIAQQQARNRKGSLSAVIDKLKNAQHCTDEGGNGGQKTSSGGSCSTSGQKERNVSSSSTKNVEGKCVIKNSSIDAKNPAEYMVKHSSDGMKITINKTRTKDSKSGTSIKLSSTAVTSVTGVPSTTVSSGSVVGNGSSKAHTGLKPGVNSGPASKKPQSHASPKLPGSSSCSSTSGNRTGLLGQKVLSTLKSISGGNTSSGNGGGVVGGVSGSGSGLLGKGSSTSKSLGSPKTTSSSVTDLSRNRDKLRMPKSTEKNIFGSKSMTDSRKSSPSALREESESERAFKLLAAHASISSLPSLPSLPPQLVVDGLMKQLDTKFQIPKLSARVNVDSSEKKLSESGKSLDNLAVKQMADQGKLQTISNPVSSIAKSNTDDQTQSTQNRRDHVQTKPDNLSMPTSTTVPINVGSDSTSGLLLQPPAAVSSHDSNVPTNLSMQSVDDSRDSCQETSVGRPAAQFLSNTLSGSGTSKDDTNNSNAVMALLPKGSESLCISKSMYPPLASGSSNTTGNGANGASCVNSNTESLNLSTKPAETVLGKYNKSVEEKKQQQQQQQQQQQQQQQQQQQQPQQQQQQQPQQQPQQQQQQQQQQQQQQQQQQLSPSVVSSTSTTIGGIVNSDVGSTMVPVRNTTELVTSNSQEAAEMLLDFSSSKETSKNLSLTSISERAMTQAAPIRRDTPPPPPPTFPPSPSLSVHIVKSPAPSPRIIPPSPHSASPCITDDELMDEALVGMGK; translated from the exons ATGGATGCGGGGAACGGACAGAAGCCCTCCA ATGGGCAACCTTATGTTACTACCAACAATACAGGAacggaaaagggaaaagaatggCAAATGGAGTTGATGATGGAGAAGTTAAGATCAAAGGCTTCTGGATTTAAGTCTTTGGTCGAAACTGCTAAAAATTTACGTATGACTATGTTG GATAAACGATTTGCTATTGACAgtgtagaaaaaaatcaacTACAAAAATGCTTAGATACTTTGCAGCATTCTATAAAAGTGACATCTTTACAATCTATGGTAGAACGTTTAGAAAGTTTAACAAGACAATTAgg attaaaatttatgatgTCAGGACCACCAGGCACAGAGCTTTTTATATCATCAGATATGTTTTTCTTAGAAGTTCTTTTGGAAACAACAGGTGTTGTTAAAGATGTCAAAATTCATcacgaaggaaagaacgaacagCAG AGTTGCGAAGTACTGGCCTCTTGTCTATCCCGTGGTGATTTTGTGGATTTTACGACACAGTTGGAAGGCTTGGCTTccatatatcaattaaatgcagataaaaaagtgaaatgcAAAGCATTCAGTGCTTTACAATCTTTAGAGGCTGATTTAGGTGTTCTGGCACAACTCCAGACATTTATGAAGGAACCTTTTAATCTTGTTCATAAAAGTCCAGTTG gAATTCTTGAAAGACGGAAAGGAGGTCATCCTATGAAATTAACATATTTTGTATCTCCTTATGATTTAATAGATCAAGAAAATCGTACTTGTGATGTTTTAAATCCAGAAACtgttattaaacgaaaaattggTCATTCTGTGACTGTTTGTATGGAAGGTTCAACTGCTCACAAGCTGCCTACGACTAGTATCATAACTGTAAATAGAAGTAACACAGGAAAGAg cACTCCATCATATGCTCCTTTAACTGGCACAAATTCATCAATGTTACCTGCTTGTTTCGTATTAAAACTCACTAAAAAAATGCCAATGTGTATGGAATTAGTACGACGGATACAAAAAGTAACTGAATTAGAGTGCGCGGATGTATCATCACCTCACTCCTTGTTAAGCTTAATAGTACAACACGCTAGTGATGGATCTTTAGACGGTCGAAATAACAGAGGACTTtatgtt ACCTTGCCAGATCAACATCATTGTTATTTCATGacagaaaataagaatatggAAGGAGTTTTGATAGGCAGTATTCCTTTCACACATCCAGCACACGTTCCGCAAATTCTTGTATATCTACGTCAACAAgctctttttaattctttaatttcaAGTTGTGTAAGACCTATGGCTCGTATAGATCCAGAACATACAATTATATTCGAGGTAAGCGCTTTATCATGGCAGCACATATCTATAAGCCTGGAACATCCATTTGAAGAAACAATGGCAACAGCAGAATTAAATCTAACGGATATCTCTGCATTGAAATGCAAACTCTACGGTGTAAGCATGATGAATGCAGAACAAATTTCAGACTTAACTGGTAAAGTCTTACAAAGATGTCTCAGTATACCATTAACAATGAGAACGCTCATGAAGACTTGGGAAGGTCGAAGCGCACTACCAGTGAATACTATGAGCGGCGGAAATGGAAATTACAACACAAATATAGGGCCTGGAAAAGATCAGAATGGTCAGGCTGGTTCTAATATGCCTGACTTCGCTAATGCAGACACAAAAATCAGGCAAGAATCTGACTTAAGTAATGGAAATGGAACTATTGGACGACAGCAAACTTTACAACAACCACAACAGCAGTCTTTTTTAGATGCCGGAACGGAGAATAGTATCGGGTTTCCGTCATATTCCGGCCAATCCGATACAGCAACCGCTGCTATGCTAAATCCTCTACAACTGAGTGCATTACTGGGTCAAGCGAAAAATTCTTTAGCAAATCCTTCGAgtgaaaagacgaaaaagacaCGCAAAAGGAAAATCGCAGAAGGATTTTGGCGCAGTCCTAAAAGGAAAGGTGAAGAtactaatgaaatattattagaaagttCAAGCTCGGACTCGACGCCACTTGGAACACCAACCAGTGGAAGGGAGAATGCAAACGAAACTAGAACGTCTACTCCAACTTCTGCTGCTAGTTTAGCCAGTGGTATAGATTTTACTAATCTCGATCCCGGCGACGTATTAAGTACGGATAAAAGTTCGGATTATGATCTAGACAATGAAAGTGAAATTGTAGAGGTACACGAAGTTCAGGGCGTGGATGATCTTATTAAAAGAGATCGTAAATCAAAGAaacgtgaagaaaaaaagagtccgaatatatttgaagagaataaaaatcttGTACCCCCATCAGTAAGTATAACACCAATTTCAAATAGTAACGTGGGTCAAACAACAAATTATAATTCTGTACTTACGGGCATGGGTTTGGAAAGGAGACCTGGGATTGAGATTATACCCATAGCTTCATCGCCGCAAGCCAGTTTACCTAGTTCTATAACTATAACTCCAATAGCAGGACCAACCACAACAAAGACTATGACGGAAGAgcgtagagaaagaaaaagctctAAAAGTAAATCAACAGAGGATAAGGGAAAGTTAGAGAAAAGACGTaaacgtaaaagagaagataatcCTATGGGACCACCTCCAGACAAATTACCTTCCAAGCAAGATCCTTTATCAAAACCTGTTTCCGTGAGCATTAAACCCACCGAATCCCCTCCAAGTGTAGGTTCTCGTCCATCATCTCCGTCAGCTACTATAAGAAAATTCAGTCCGTCCCCGACACACAGTAGCCCGCTTGTCCTCGTTGGTAAGTCCAGTCCCACATTAAAGCAATCTACGAGCAAACCCGTACAAAGTCCGAAACATTCACCTGTCTATAGCAGTAGTCCTAAACACATGTCTGTACCTGCAAGCGTAAGTCCAAAGCATGGAACGTCGTCACCGAAACATGGTAGCTCAACGAGTACTGGAAAGCCAAGTATGTCTGCCCTCAAGTCAGCAACAAATTCTCCTTCCAGCAAAACTAGCGATTCTATATCATCAAAAATTAAgtcttcctcgtcgtcctccAGTAAAGATTCTagtcgtgaaaaagaaaggaaaacgtcCTTGAGTTTTGGAAGTACGAGTGGTCATCAAAGTCCAAAGACTAAATCTTCTGGTACTAAGGTAAAACAATTGGACTTAATACCTGGTACTGAGATTCAATCGACCGTGTCAAACAGTGGTGGTAACACGCCACCCTCCGGTAGCTCAGATATTTCAAAGTCGACTATAGCTCAACAACAGgcaagaaatagaaagggtTCTCTTAGCGCGGttatagataaattaaaaaatgctcAACATTGTACGGATGAAGGTGGAAATGGTGGGCAGAAAACGAGCAGCGGAGGTAGCTGTAGTACGAGTGGtcagaaagaaaggaacgtcAGTAGTTCATCGACCAAGAACGTAGAGGGAAAATGCGTTATCAAGAATTCTTCCATCGACGCGAAGAATCCCGCAGAATATATGGTTAAACATAGCTCGGATGGCATGAAGATCACGATCAACAAAACTCGTACAAAGGATTCAAAATCGGGGACGAGTATAAAGCTTTCGTCGACCGCAGTTACATCGGTGACTGGAGTACCTTCGACAACGGTATCATCTGGTTCTGTGGTAGGAAATGGATCATCCAAAGCTCACACAGGTTTGAAACCTGGTGTGAATTCTGGGCCTGCATCGAAGAAGCCACAATCTCATGCATCACCCAAGTTACCTGGTTCGTCTAGTTGTAGTAGCACTAGTGGGAATAGAACTGGCTTGTTAGGTCAGAAGGTATTGTCAACGTTGAAATCAATATCCGGAGGAAATACTAGCAGCGGCAACGGCGGGGGAGTCGTTGGAGGTGTCAGTGGTAGCGGCAGTGGATTATTGGGTAAAGGGTCCTCTACATCGAAATCTTTAGGCTCGCCGAAAACAACCAGCTCGAGTGTCACCGATCTCAGCCGTAATCGCGATAAATTGAGGATGCCCAAGTCAacggagaaaaatatttttggatCTAAAAGTATGACAGATTCGAGGAAGTCTAGTCCTTCCGCTCTTCGCGAGGAAAGCGAAAGCGAAAGAGCTTTTAAGCTACTCGCAGCTCATGCTTCTATTTCCAGTTTGCCTAGTTTACCAAGTTTACCGCCTCAGCTTGTCGTCGATGGTTTGATGAAGCAACTCGATACCAAGTTTCAAATACCAAAGTTGTCAGCTCGCGTAAACGTCGATAGCAGCGAAAAGAAATTGTCGGAGTCTGGAAAGTCGTTGGATAATCTCGCAGTAAAGCAAATGGCAGATCAAGGAAAGCTTCAAACGATCTCCAATCCCGTATCTTCGATCGCAAAAAGTAATACGGATGATCAGACACAGAGTACACAGAACAGACGAGATCACGTACAAACGAAACCCGACAATCTTTCCATGCCGACTTCAACGACAGTGCCGATAAACGTGGGATCCGATAGTACAAGTGGCCTTCTGCTACAACCTCCAGCTGCGGTCAGTTCCCATGATTCTAATGTTCCGACCAACCTTTCGATGCAATCCGTTGATGATTCTCGAGACTCTTGTCAGGAAACATCGGTAGGTAGACCTGCCGCGCAATTTTTAAGTAACACGTTGAGCGGTTCTGGCACTAGTAAGGATGATACTAATAACAGCAATGCCGTCATGGCCCTTCTTCCTAAAGGTTCGGAATCCCTGTGTATATCAAAATCGATGTATCCGCCATTGGCAAGCGGATCTTCCAATACTACTGGAAACGGTGCAAATGGTGCCAGTTGCGTTAACAGCAACACCGAGAGCCTGAATCTGAGTACGAAACCGGCCGAGACTGTGCTAGGTAAATATAACAAATCTGTCGAGGAGAAgaaacaacagcagcagcagcaacaacaacaacaacaacaacaacagcaacaacaacaacaacaaccacagcagcaacaacaacaacaaccacaacaacaaccgcaacaacagcagcaacaacaacaacaacagcagcagcaacaacaacagcaacaattATCACCGTCGGTCGTTTCATCTACTTCAACGACGATTGGCGGTATTGTCAATAGCGATGTAGGCTCGACTATGGTTCCAGTGAGGAATACAACAGAATTGGTTACTTCCAATTCACAAGAGGCTGCCGAAATGTTATTAGATTTTTCTAGTTCGAAAGAAACGAGCAAGAATTTAAGTCTTACATCTATATCAGAACGAGCTATGACTCAAGCAGCTCCAATAAGAAGGGATACTCcgccaccacctccaccaacGTTTCCACCAAGCCCATCTTTGAGCGTACATATTGTCAAAAGTCCTGCACCATCGCCCAGAATTATACCACCGTCCCCACACTCCGCTTCGCCTTGCATTACGGATGATGAGCTTATGGATGAAGCTCTCGTTGGCATGGGCAAATGA
- the LOC122635610 gene encoding mediator of RNA polymerase II transcription subunit 1 isoform X2, translating to MDAGNGQKPSNGQPYVTTNNTGTEKGKEWQMELMMEKLRSKASGFKSLVETAKNLRMTMLDKRFAIDSVEKNQLQKCLDTLQHSIKVTSLQSMVERLESLTRQLGLKFMMSGPPGTELFISSDMFFLEVLLETTGVVKDVKIHHEGKNEQQSCEVLASCLSRGDFVDFTTQLEGLASIYQLNADKKVKCKAFSALQSLEADLGVLAQLQTFMKEPFNLVHKSPVGILERRKGGHPMKLTYFVSPYDLIDQENRTCDVLNPETVIKRKIGHSVTVCMEGSTAHKLPTTSIITVNRSNTGKSTPSYAPLTGTNSSMLPACFVLKLTKKMPMCMELVRRIQKVTELECADVSSPHSLLSLIVQHASDGSLDGRNNRGLYVTLPDQHHCYFMTENKNMEGVLIGSIPFTHPAHVPQILVYLRQQALFNSLISSCVRPMARIDPEHTIIFEVSALSWQHISISLEHPFEETMATAELNLTDISALKCKLYGVSMMNAEQISDLTGKVLQRCLSIPLTMRTLMKTWEGRSALPVNTMSGGNGNYNTNIGPGKDQNGQAGSNMPDFANADTKIRQESDLSNGNGTIGRQQTLQQPQQQSFLDAGTENSIGFPSYSGQSDTATAAMLNPLQLSALLGQAKNSLANPSSEKTKKTRKRKIAEGFWRSPKRKGEDTNEILLESSSSDSTPLGTPTSGRENANETRTSTPTSAASLASGIDFTNLDPGDVLSTDKSSDYDLDNESEIVEVHEVQGVDDLIKRDRKSKKREEKKSPNIFEENKNLVPPSVSITPISNSNVGQTTNYNSVLTGMGLERRPGIEIIPIASSPQASLPSSITITPIAGPTTTKTMTEERRERKSSKSKSTEDKGKLEKRRKRKREDNPMGPPPDKLPSKQDPLSKPVSVSIKPTESPPSVGSRPSSPSATIRKFSPSPTHSSPLVLVGKSSPTLKQSTSKPVQSPKHSPVYSSSPKHMSVPASVSPKHGTSSPKHGSSTSTGKPSMSALKSATNSPSSKTSDSISSKIKSSSSSSSKDSSREKERKTSLSFGSTSGHQSPKTKSSGTKVKQLDLIPGTEIQSTVSNSGGNTPPSGSSDISKSTIAQQQARNRKGSLSAVIDKLKNAQHCTDEGGNGGQKTSSGGSCSTSGQKERNVSSSSTKNVEGKCVIKNSSIDAKNPAEYMVKHSSDGMKITINKTRTKDSKSGTSIKLSSTAVTSVTGVPSTTVSSGSVVGNGSSKAHTGLKPGVNSGPASKKPQSHASPKLPGSSSCSSTSGNRTGLLGQKVLSTLKSISGGNTSSGNGGGVVGGVSGSGSGLLGKGSSTSKSLGSPKTTSSSVTDLSRNRDKLRMPKSTEKNIFGSKSMTDSRKSSPSALREESESERAFKLLAAHASISSLPSLPSLPPQLVVDGLMKQLDTKFQIPKLSARVNVDSSEKKLSESGKSLDNLAVKQMADQGKLQTISNPVSSIAKSNTDDQTQSTQNRRDHVQTKPDNLSMPTSTTVPINVGSDSTSGLLLQPPAAVSSHDSNVPTNLSMQSVDDSRDSCQETSVRNPCVYQNRCIRHWQADLPILLETVQMVPVALTATPRA from the exons ATGGATGCGGGGAACGGACAGAAGCCCTCCA ATGGGCAACCTTATGTTACTACCAACAATACAGGAacggaaaagggaaaagaatggCAAATGGAGTTGATGATGGAGAAGTTAAGATCAAAGGCTTCTGGATTTAAGTCTTTGGTCGAAACTGCTAAAAATTTACGTATGACTATGTTG GATAAACGATTTGCTATTGACAgtgtagaaaaaaatcaacTACAAAAATGCTTAGATACTTTGCAGCATTCTATAAAAGTGACATCTTTACAATCTATGGTAGAACGTTTAGAAAGTTTAACAAGACAATTAgg attaaaatttatgatgTCAGGACCACCAGGCACAGAGCTTTTTATATCATCAGATATGTTTTTCTTAGAAGTTCTTTTGGAAACAACAGGTGTTGTTAAAGATGTCAAAATTCATcacgaaggaaagaacgaacagCAG AGTTGCGAAGTACTGGCCTCTTGTCTATCCCGTGGTGATTTTGTGGATTTTACGACACAGTTGGAAGGCTTGGCTTccatatatcaattaaatgcagataaaaaagtgaaatgcAAAGCATTCAGTGCTTTACAATCTTTAGAGGCTGATTTAGGTGTTCTGGCACAACTCCAGACATTTATGAAGGAACCTTTTAATCTTGTTCATAAAAGTCCAGTTG gAATTCTTGAAAGACGGAAAGGAGGTCATCCTATGAAATTAACATATTTTGTATCTCCTTATGATTTAATAGATCAAGAAAATCGTACTTGTGATGTTTTAAATCCAGAAACtgttattaaacgaaaaattggTCATTCTGTGACTGTTTGTATGGAAGGTTCAACTGCTCACAAGCTGCCTACGACTAGTATCATAACTGTAAATAGAAGTAACACAGGAAAGAg cACTCCATCATATGCTCCTTTAACTGGCACAAATTCATCAATGTTACCTGCTTGTTTCGTATTAAAACTCACTAAAAAAATGCCAATGTGTATGGAATTAGTACGACGGATACAAAAAGTAACTGAATTAGAGTGCGCGGATGTATCATCACCTCACTCCTTGTTAAGCTTAATAGTACAACACGCTAGTGATGGATCTTTAGACGGTCGAAATAACAGAGGACTTtatgtt ACCTTGCCAGATCAACATCATTGTTATTTCATGacagaaaataagaatatggAAGGAGTTTTGATAGGCAGTATTCCTTTCACACATCCAGCACACGTTCCGCAAATTCTTGTATATCTACGTCAACAAgctctttttaattctttaatttcaAGTTGTGTAAGACCTATGGCTCGTATAGATCCAGAACATACAATTATATTCGAGGTAAGCGCTTTATCATGGCAGCACATATCTATAAGCCTGGAACATCCATTTGAAGAAACAATGGCAACAGCAGAATTAAATCTAACGGATATCTCTGCATTGAAATGCAAACTCTACGGTGTAAGCATGATGAATGCAGAACAAATTTCAGACTTAACTGGTAAAGTCTTACAAAGATGTCTCAGTATACCATTAACAATGAGAACGCTCATGAAGACTTGGGAAGGTCGAAGCGCACTACCAGTGAATACTATGAGCGGCGGAAATGGAAATTACAACACAAATATAGGGCCTGGAAAAGATCAGAATGGTCAGGCTGGTTCTAATATGCCTGACTTCGCTAATGCAGACACAAAAATCAGGCAAGAATCTGACTTAAGTAATGGAAATGGAACTATTGGACGACAGCAAACTTTACAACAACCACAACAGCAGTCTTTTTTAGATGCCGGAACGGAGAATAGTATCGGGTTTCCGTCATATTCCGGCCAATCCGATACAGCAACCGCTGCTATGCTAAATCCTCTACAACTGAGTGCATTACTGGGTCAAGCGAAAAATTCTTTAGCAAATCCTTCGAgtgaaaagacgaaaaagacaCGCAAAAGGAAAATCGCAGAAGGATTTTGGCGCAGTCCTAAAAGGAAAGGTGAAGAtactaatgaaatattattagaaagttCAAGCTCGGACTCGACGCCACTTGGAACACCAACCAGTGGAAGGGAGAATGCAAACGAAACTAGAACGTCTACTCCAACTTCTGCTGCTAGTTTAGCCAGTGGTATAGATTTTACTAATCTCGATCCCGGCGACGTATTAAGTACGGATAAAAGTTCGGATTATGATCTAGACAATGAAAGTGAAATTGTAGAGGTACACGAAGTTCAGGGCGTGGATGATCTTATTAAAAGAGATCGTAAATCAAAGAaacgtgaagaaaaaaagagtccgaatatatttgaagagaataaaaatcttGTACCCCCATCAGTAAGTATAACACCAATTTCAAATAGTAACGTGGGTCAAACAACAAATTATAATTCTGTACTTACGGGCATGGGTTTGGAAAGGAGACCTGGGATTGAGATTATACCCATAGCTTCATCGCCGCAAGCCAGTTTACCTAGTTCTATAACTATAACTCCAATAGCAGGACCAACCACAACAAAGACTATGACGGAAGAgcgtagagaaagaaaaagctctAAAAGTAAATCAACAGAGGATAAGGGAAAGTTAGAGAAAAGACGTaaacgtaaaagagaagataatcCTATGGGACCACCTCCAGACAAATTACCTTCCAAGCAAGATCCTTTATCAAAACCTGTTTCCGTGAGCATTAAACCCACCGAATCCCCTCCAAGTGTAGGTTCTCGTCCATCATCTCCGTCAGCTACTATAAGAAAATTCAGTCCGTCCCCGACACACAGTAGCCCGCTTGTCCTCGTTGGTAAGTCCAGTCCCACATTAAAGCAATCTACGAGCAAACCCGTACAAAGTCCGAAACATTCACCTGTCTATAGCAGTAGTCCTAAACACATGTCTGTACCTGCAAGCGTAAGTCCAAAGCATGGAACGTCGTCACCGAAACATGGTAGCTCAACGAGTACTGGAAAGCCAAGTATGTCTGCCCTCAAGTCAGCAACAAATTCTCCTTCCAGCAAAACTAGCGATTCTATATCATCAAAAATTAAgtcttcctcgtcgtcctccAGTAAAGATTCTagtcgtgaaaaagaaaggaaaacgtcCTTGAGTTTTGGAAGTACGAGTGGTCATCAAAGTCCAAAGACTAAATCTTCTGGTACTAAGGTAAAACAATTGGACTTAATACCTGGTACTGAGATTCAATCGACCGTGTCAAACAGTGGTGGTAACACGCCACCCTCCGGTAGCTCAGATATTTCAAAGTCGACTATAGCTCAACAACAGgcaagaaatagaaagggtTCTCTTAGCGCGGttatagataaattaaaaaatgctcAACATTGTACGGATGAAGGTGGAAATGGTGGGCAGAAAACGAGCAGCGGAGGTAGCTGTAGTACGAGTGGtcagaaagaaaggaacgtcAGTAGTTCATCGACCAAGAACGTAGAGGGAAAATGCGTTATCAAGAATTCTTCCATCGACGCGAAGAATCCCGCAGAATATATGGTTAAACATAGCTCGGATGGCATGAAGATCACGATCAACAAAACTCGTACAAAGGATTCAAAATCGGGGACGAGTATAAAGCTTTCGTCGACCGCAGTTACATCGGTGACTGGAGTACCTTCGACAACGGTATCATCTGGTTCTGTGGTAGGAAATGGATCATCCAAAGCTCACACAGGTTTGAAACCTGGTGTGAATTCTGGGCCTGCATCGAAGAAGCCACAATCTCATGCATCACCCAAGTTACCTGGTTCGTCTAGTTGTAGTAGCACTAGTGGGAATAGAACTGGCTTGTTAGGTCAGAAGGTATTGTCAACGTTGAAATCAATATCCGGAGGAAATACTAGCAGCGGCAACGGCGGGGGAGTCGTTGGAGGTGTCAGTGGTAGCGGCAGTGGATTATTGGGTAAAGGGTCCTCTACATCGAAATCTTTAGGCTCGCCGAAAACAACCAGCTCGAGTGTCACCGATCTCAGCCGTAATCGCGATAAATTGAGGATGCCCAAGTCAacggagaaaaatatttttggatCTAAAAGTATGACAGATTCGAGGAAGTCTAGTCCTTCCGCTCTTCGCGAGGAAAGCGAAAGCGAAAGAGCTTTTAAGCTACTCGCAGCTCATGCTTCTATTTCCAGTTTGCCTAGTTTACCAAGTTTACCGCCTCAGCTTGTCGTCGATGGTTTGATGAAGCAACTCGATACCAAGTTTCAAATACCAAAGTTGTCAGCTCGCGTAAACGTCGATAGCAGCGAAAAGAAATTGTCGGAGTCTGGAAAGTCGTTGGATAATCTCGCAGTAAAGCAAATGGCAGATCAAGGAAAGCTTCAAACGATCTCCAATCCCGTATCTTCGATCGCAAAAAGTAATACGGATGATCAGACACAGAGTACACAGAACAGACGAGATCACGTACAAACGAAACCCGACAATCTTTCCATGCCGACTTCAACGACAGTGCCGATAAACGTGGGATCCGATAGTACAAGTGGCCTTCTGCTACAACCTCCAGCTGCGGTCAGTTCCCATGATTCTAATGTTCCGACCAACCTTTCGATGCAATCCGTTGATGATTCTCGAGACTCTTGTCAGGAAACATCG GTTCGGAATCCCTGTGTATATCAAAATCGATGTATCCGCCATTGGCAAGCGGATCTTCCAATACTACTGGAAACGGTGCAAATGGTGCCAGTTGCGTTAACAGCAACACCGAGAGCCTGA